A stretch of DNA from Gambusia affinis linkage group LG24, SWU_Gaff_1.0, whole genome shotgun sequence:
CAACCTGAACACTGAAATGACTCAGATCCTGGACAACATGGACTTCTACGTCCTGCCCGTCATGAACCCAGACGGATACAAATACACCTGGACAAAAGTAAGAACATCCAATTAGTTTCCTACACGGCTTGTAGtaaactgtttgttgttttagtttttattcttgcCGCACTTCAATAAAGCTCAGATTTAAAGTGTGACAGAGTCACCCACCTGAGCACTGGGTCATTGCAGCCCCTCCAGAGTTTTACAACTCATGCTCTTGGTTTTCACGTTTGAGTCTTTCGTTACAGCAAATTAGATCTCTTTAGCagtgttttttgatttttaatattctCTTTGTTATTGCTTTACccttttaaaattgtattctATGTCCATTTGGCTCTCTTTTTGAACctttgataaacatttttttagtgattttgttgtaactttattcatttttatggaatgttttcttttaccttgAAAATTCTGCTTTCCtaatttttccactttatttattgtgatttagGATCTAGTTGCATTGTGTGTCTCTGGGGTAATTTTGTGCTTGAGAATGCCTGAGAATTTGTGCGAAgaatagttttgggtttttttgctcTTTACCTCAGGACAGAATGTGGAGGAAGAACCGTTCCCCCCAAAAGGGTACGTCCTGCGTCGGAGTTGACCTGAACAGAAACTTTGACGCCAACTGGTGCAGTAAGTTCAGAAGAATTAAAATCCCCCTcatgttttacaaatgtaaaagaaaatgaagaacacATTATTTATTCAGTGCGATCGTCTGTTTCACTTAGCGACAGGAGCCTCTCCTGATCCCTGCACTGAAATCTACTGCGGCCCCTTCCCTGAATCGGAGCCAGAGTCTCAGGCTGTCGCCAACTTCCTGCGGAGCCACAAGGAATCCATTCAGATCTATCTGAGCATCCACTCCTACTCTCAGATGCTCATCATCCCCTATTCCTGCACCGAGGATGAAGCCGAGAATCACAGTGAACTGGtctgattgatttatttcagctgaaacATAAAGTTCCCAAAATCCTGAAACCatatggagttttttttttgttgttctttttttttttatatatatgtgtatatatatatagtacgAGATGGTCAAAACTGCTGCAGATAACATCAAGAGATATTACAGGAACATCTACACATATGGAGCAGGAGCACAGATCATTTGTAAGGAATATTTAGTTGTTGACCTATGACTTATTAAAGGCAGATTTTACCTTTACCTTTTCTGTCTGCAGACCTGGCTCCCGGTGGCTCTGATGATTGGGCGTATAATCTTGGCATTAAATACTCCTTCACGTTTGAGCTCCAGGACCGTGGCAGATATGGCTTCCTGCTGCCGCCATCCCACATTCAGGGCGCTTGCAATGAAGCTCTGCTTGCGGTGAAGACCATTGCTATGAAGGTCATGGAGAAACCCCAAGCTGCAACGAGTTCCCGTCAAGCTGGACCTGCAGCTTGAGTTGTCCAGCTTCAAAAAGTTTTTGAATTACACCTTCTGACACTGAATAAGCTGAAGCATCACATTAgccaaaatgtacaaaagcgTTGGAAAATGTCTATATCTATAGAGAGAAGTGTCGGCAGACGTGAGGAATTCAAACCTATTTCACAATAATGGATAAAAATATGACACAGTcgcaagtaaataaataaatgaaactcattgatgtttgttttctcctctttttaaTGCAGTTGTATTATCTTCTATATGCATAAATGACTTTATGGTGGTTGGGTCTGCTGATCCCCCTTCAATGGTGCCACTGTTGATCAGCAGCTTGTTTTTcatggaaaatttaaaaaaaaaaaatttgtacattttttggcaataaattacatttgtttattgtataGAGTAATAAACCAAAATcttagaaattacatttttcttttttctctgaattcttAGATTAAGTCTCTCTCCCCACCCCAAAGACTCCAATCCTCTTCCGAAGAGGATTAAACGTATTAGAAAGTCTCTGGTGGCGGTATTGAATCAGCTACCTACAGAGTTCCCCAAACAATACCATAGAAGAAGAACGGCGAGCGACTCTCCGCCAACATGTCGCCTCTGAGGGCAGCCTTTGCCTTTGATTTGAAAGAATAAGCCTTGTTATTTTAACAATAGCTCACTACGCTAATTGGTCTAAAGTAGATGCGACACCAAAACAATATCCTGGGTGAGACCTAGTTTATACATCCGCATTATTACCTTGTATTCTGCTGCAAATTGCTCCAGGGcccatgctaatgttagcattagcctcaATTTGCTAGGATTTTCCCGGTTGAAGTAGTCAAAGCTATGGCTTCGTAACCGCTTAATATCTAAAATGAATTCTCATACagattaaatgagaaaatggtGCAGTattatgactaaatatttagatcaaaACTGACTAGAAAACCTTGAGCTCTGCAGCATAAATTCTAACTTGTTTGAGCCGCAGAGCATTGCTGATGCATCTGTTGCTCATTCATTGCTGTTTTCCTCACTAACTCTATCGGGATGACTTGTGTAAATATTAAAACCGGATTCGCTGGAATGTCTTTTGTAGTGTTATAAAATCAACAGCATTAAGAGAAAAACTCAGCTACCGGTCAGAAAAAGTAGAATTTTACGCAAATCGTTagattagaaaagtttaaatcaaGGAAAGAtttaaactttccttttttGCCATATGattgtattttgtttgatttgttgctgCGTTATGTTGGATGCATAATTGCGACTTCTTTGGTCagtactactaataataataatgtgttgATATGtaacacaattaaataaaagttcatgCATAGGAGTGGGCGATACGGATCCTAGGGTTTTATCTCAATATTTTGTGGTAGGCTACTATTGTGAAAACGATAAAAGTGACGATAAGAAGCATTTATTACTACTTCTTTGGGTAATTGTAGTTAAGGCTGTGACTGCATGACACCGCAGTCATGGCCCATAAACAAATACTTTCAAACTTAACATTTATTGATacttttcaagaaaaaacagtggagaaaatagttaAAGTAATAATACgtctatttttgtgtttttccaaagcattaatgtttgaaatttatcttgacaaaatagaaatttgtcaagaattttttttgacaaatgtaTCTTTAGATTGGTACTTTATGGAACTAAGATGACttaaaaagatataaaagtATGTCTTATTTTCAAGTATGAAACAAGTGTGTAAAAGTTTGGGGACTATTATGGCGATAGGTTAGGAACAGGACCAACGAAGACATGATATGATATGAATGTGACATAGTACAGCGacagcttttctctttttttcctttgcttgtttgtgaaaacacaaaactaataaaacagtttatatCTATAAAGGTCAAAAATAGAATAGATTTCCATCTTGACTGATGTAGAGCATGTACTGCAGAGGTTTTGATCATTCAAAGTATCTTATCCCTAATCTATATCTGATATGTTTTGCATAGAGCATCAATGTTGACAGTTGATTCGTTTTTGAGACTAAAAATGTGAGTCCAACGTAAAAATGGGCTCGAACCAACAATATCCATACTGCAATCTTTCCCAGTCCTGCAGAATGTCCAAGATCAGGCGGAAGGTGACAGTGGAGAATTCAAAAACCATTTCGGACAGcgggagcagcagcagcgccaCAACCAGCAGCACCACCAACCCCGCCGCCCCCTCTCGCCGGCCCAGCGTGTTTGAGAGACTCGGTCCCAGCACGGGGAGTAATGCTGTTGATGTATGTGtcattctctttttctcttcagcgACATCCATAAATCTGGTTAACCAGATGTTGCTTTTAGTGGTTTTATATTTAACGTATCACCTGGATAGAAATTTCTGCTataaacacaaaaggaaaaatagtATGTATGCCTTTGATTGTgaccttttctcattttagtttggaaaaatgtggattttaagACATGAAAGTCCTCAGGTTAAGCTGTGCGTTTCTTTTCAGAGTCACTGCAGAAATTGGCTGAAGACCGGTACCTGCAGTTACGGCAACACTTGCCGCTACACACATGGAACTCAGCCACGAAGCAAAGGATTCACCTTCAGCCGGTAAGACCTGCGTGCAGATTAGATTCGTGCCTCTTTCTGCCCGCATCGAACCAAACACTGAGCGTATCTGTTTGTGCGAGCAGGACAACCGAGAGGCCCACAGGTGACCTGCGGGAGAGGATGAAGAATAAAAGACAAGATGTTGACCCGGAAAACCTCAAGCGAGACCTAGACGAGCCCACATCCCCCACAGTGAGAGTAAGTTCTGCTGCGGAGTGTTTTTCTAGTAGTAGTGACTCTTTCTTTGGAGATTGGAACCGTAAGATGTTGTTTTAAGCCCACATTaatcagaaacaataaatagaaCGGTTTATAAATGTACACTTTGAGTGATTTGtaagtttgtcttttaataGCAGAGAGATCCCTCTAGAGGGCGACACAGAGAGAAGGAGGACATAAAGATCACAAAGGAGCGCACCCCGGCCAGTGAAGAAGAGCCTGCAGAGTGGGAAACTAATCGTGAAGGTGcattataacaataataataataataacacagaaTGTTCTTATGTCTCATAAAATGCTATAccaggtgtgtttctgtgcacTAAACATTTATCTCCTCCCATTTGATGTTCAGATTCTGATATCGGCGACTACGACTACGAGTTATCCCTCGAGATGAAGCGGCAGAAAATTCAGCGAGAACTGAtgcagctggagcaggagaacCTGGACAAGAGAGAAGATATAGTCATCAAGAAGGACGAGACGCCCGCCAAAACCAGAAGCACGGGTTTGCCGAAGGTAAGAGGGCGCCAGATTGCTCAAAGATTCAGACGCAGCTTGGTTGTTGCCGTGGTTCCCGACTTGATCCTTTCCATCCAACAGGTCTCTGATGAGCTGCTGAGCTCCAAAGAGTCGCCTGTGTCCAGAAAGTCCAGCGGCTCCCCGAAACACAAGAGTGGCGTCAAAGGGGCGGGGTCtgggaagaaggagaagaagttAGCACTGGCATTAGCTgtgtcagaaacaaccaggtATGGAGGAGTCTTTTTGAGAAGATGGTTTTGACCTCCTCGCAGTGACTaagttgtattttatgttttgttagaCCAACAAAAGCGAGCCACAGCAAGAAAAAAGGCCCCCGCACGCCGAGTCCTCCTCCCCCTGTCCCGCTGGACATTCCTGTTGTCGGGAAGAAGCATAAaggcaaacacaaaaacaaggagaagacagaggagaagCAGAAGGAAGGGAAAGATCGGGGCAGAGatatggaaaaacacaaagagaagaaggagaaacGCAGGTCAGCTGTTACAACCAAAGTTTTCTTATTCTCTCCTTTGTctttaatttatgaaaacatatattcatttttcaagttttttcctACTAAGCTTTCTaaacatgatgctgcctccaTCGAATGCTTTGTACATTGGCCAAGCTGTTAGAGTTTGTTCTAATATTCCAGAACGAcccatttttttgtatttaatatgCCGTGCAATCCAAGTTGATGCAAAAAAGCTGGTTCACGTTCGTAAACCCACATTTAAATTCACGCAATTTACCAGATTTGTTAAACAGAATTGCTTTTCTTATCATTTTTGCCGTAATTGCTTTGCTTTCTTCTGTGTTTCTAGGGATCGTTCAGAGAGTTCCCACAAGGCCAAGCGTGCGCTGACATCAGAGGAGCATTCAGGCAGCATGTCGTCTCCCTCCAGAGACGCTTCACCTCCAGCTAGGAAGAAGTCAGCTTCCCCCAAAGCTTCCCATAAAGCCTCGTCTCTAGCCTTCCCCCCTCAAAGGTTTGTCCAGGTTCTCTTTTTAGTGTCCCTTGGGAttgcttgaaatccttgaaagtgcttgaattttatgTATGAAGACCTTAAAACTGCGCAGTTTTGTTATGAAGTTCAATCTATTGTTGGATTGAAGCacgtcaaaatgcatcaacacaacagATTTAATATGGCCattaaaaaacaagcacttgACGAGGTTTGGCTATATCAAGGctcactgcaggaaaaaaacgGACGTCCGGAGCGGCTAGATAGTAGGTAAAGCAGCGCACGCCCGGATTAGCATCAcggtcagaaagctaaacaaataacctGAAAGATAATTCAAGTCGTTGAATAGATTTGAATAGACAAACATAATTcaataattcagatttattattatttttacctaaACCGAAAAATTAACAGTCATTCCAGGCGATCGGCAAAGATCGACCTCATGGATGATCAGTATCGTAATCGCCAGCAAAACACCTGATTGGATAATCCCTATaaaatactattattattaatagcAGTAATAAGTGATATGTGATTTAGTTCCTTTAAATTGGTTTTATCTCCAAAGTGGAGATGGAGAAGTTTAAAATTGtaccttaaaaatgttttaaaagtgctgattttaatttaagtgtTCTTCCTACTTTACCTGATCTATTATTGAAGCCCAGTAGTGATATGGGATTGGTTTTGTTGCCGCAGGTCTCCTTCCCCACTTCGCCACcaacgcagctcctcctcctcccagtcGGGCTCCTCCGCCCATCGCCTCTCCCCCTCCCCTCGGCGGCGCCgttcctcctccccctcctacCACCGGAGCTCCGCGGTGCAGGTCACCGCTTCTTCGCCTCCCCACTCTCGTCGCTCCCGATCGCCTCCCGCCTCTCACGACGCCTCCTCCCCACACCGGCGGTCCAACAGGTCCAGCCCCGCCCGCCACCACTCCAGGGGCAGAGAGCGAAGTCGCGGCGACCGAGAACGAACCCCGCCCATCCAGGAGCGCAGACATGACCACAGAGATGGTATCATTTGTTTATTCTGGCATATCTCACGACTCCACTGATGAATTCTGCTATTGTTAGAATTTCCTTTTGAATGCTCTTAAATGTCTGTGTCTTGTCTATAAACAGAGAGCCGCAGCAAACGGGAGAGGGATCGCGACGATCGCGACTACGACTCCGAAGTTCGAGATGATCGGGAGACCAGAGAGGCCCGCGAGCGACGTGACGCTCGTGAGCGAGCGAGAGAAGCAACGCGAGATTCCCGTGACAACCGAGACGGCAGGGATTTGAAGGACTCCAGAGAAATCAAGGCGGAGACTCGCTCCAGCCGGGAGTCGCTGGAACGCCGCGACCGCGAACGAGAGAAGGACCGTGGGAGGGAAAAGGAGCGGAGCGACGCCTACAGGAAGGAGGAGCCGCCTCCGGACGACAGGGCTTATGGGCGAGGTCACGGACGGGACGATGGAGGGAGGACGGAGAGCAAGTTGGACAGAGCTGAGAGGAACGGCAGAGGAAGGGGGCGCGCCAACGAAGCCTCTGATAAAGGTCCTACAAAACACACCTAATACCGGATGTCCACCCATCCTTAACTTCATGTATAcaaaattatgcttttaaaatatttcaaactcattttaaaaacgTGAGTTGGCCTTAAATCCATTAATCACTGGTCTTAAATTAgagcttatttttgttttgtgggacttttctgtcaggtaaATGTTTAAGACACTCAGACATCTTCACTCACTGTGTTCTAACTCGAGACGACTGAGGCTAcggctaactagctgctaatataccttTGCTAAGTAGAAAGCCTGGGCAATAACAGTAACAGTAACTCTGATCCACAATCATACAGCATTTTGGGAGATGTaaaagcagaggaaagactttagctgactttggcaatatttcagatatttaaaaaaaaattgacattgactaatatgttttatatttgagttggtgaaacctccAGAAACCCTtaattacgttttttttttttttttttcttgcactaGGCTCCAACAGAAACTCCCGCAGCTCCCAACTGGACAGCGGCTATGACAACTGGGAGTCGCGGAGCAGCACGGTCCGGGACCGAAGCGTGGAGCGGAGCGGCAACGAGAGAGGCTCGGACAGGACTTCGGATCGGGACCGCTACGAGAGCGACCGCAGAGACCACGCTAGAGACTCGTCCTACGACCGGAGGGGGGGGCATGGAGAGAGGGATCACCGGGACAACCGAGACAGAGGTGGGTGTCGCTTTGAAAGTAATTCAAATCAAGAAATTAACCTGATGTGTTTCAAGTGGTTATTTCTTAATTTCTCTTTtgattagatatttttttcctatcTGCTATAACATTTCAATGTCTTACGTTTATCATATTTTTGCGCAAGTTGGAGAAAGTTTAGattgtttcctctttttcttttcaggttcTCCAAACAGATATCAGAGGAGATCTGAGGAGTCAGAGAGGGACGAGCGGAGGACGGACCGAGCGGAGGACAGACGGGACGACAGGGCCCGCGACagggagcgagagagagagcggGAGAGAGACAGGGAgcgagagagggagaaagagaaggagcgagagagggagagagaaaaggagagagagaaagaaagagaggcagagagggagCGGGTCAGGGAGAAAGAGCGAGAGAGGGAGCGAGAACgggaaagagagagggaaagggAGAGGGAGGAACGAGAGCGAGAGAGGGAGCGAgaggagagggaaagagagagggaagagcgggagagagagagggaaaggaaagagagggaaagagagagagaacagaggGAGCGGGAGAGGCAGCGAGAGTGGGAGGAgcgagagagagggagggaggagaggcGGGACAGGAGAGAGGACAGCAGAGACGAGCGGAAGATGAGGCACGTCTTCATCTCCTCTTTCATCTGCTGAATCTGATGAATACAATAAAACATCGAACCACAGaaccattcattcatttttaataaatagaattacattttaatgagtGATGCTGCAGGAGGGTTTAACGgtctaaaatcacaaaatcttgccaagtatttttatctactcttgaaataagacaaaacttaacTTTTGAGCAAcatcttgtttgaaataaataatatcttaAAATGGATCAAAAGTGGCAGATTGTTTTACTTGAAACCTGGGAAACATATCTTGTTAAAAGTGagataatctgccagttgaactttttacttaaaacaagctcttatatcttgccaaaaagttacttataggttagtttttttccctctttcaagtctaataagatatttgcacttaaaATCAGATCGaacatacttggtaagattttgtgtttttgagttgtATCCCTCTACAAAGTAGAAGAATATGAATTTTGATTATGACGTGTAGTTTGAAAGGCAAAATGGGATAAATACCTAAATTGGAAgtttaaattttgtaattttacattAGCAAAGTCCACTATAAAATTATACAATGTTGAAggtgaaatgataaaaataatattttcttggCTTCAGAAAATACGGGactataaaattatttttaaattcaaaacaataattatttcagcttgactgaatgaaaaatatttggattcagtttttaaaaaatatatataatagaGAAGAATTATACATGTAAATAGttatggtttaaaaaataaatctcaactCAATTGTACAGCTTTTCTTCacacatttctaattttaatattgaataaattgTGCCCCTTTCACCTGCTGTGGCTCATGATTGTTTTCGTTCTCGTCGCCTCTCTGCAGTCGTAAAAGGCTCCGGGTGGAGAGCAGCCCCAGCCCCCAGCCTTTGCCCAAGCGAACGGCGCGGGACTTCAGCCCGGCGGACAGCGACGGCTACAATAGCGGCGAGGACAAAAGTGAGCCCCCGACTGGCCGCGGGCAGGCCAAGCTCCACCCACAGCCCCTCCTCCCCAGCCCTGTGTGTCTGCCTCCATCTGACAGTAGggaaaatctttttgaaaagGACACACTCCTGTTTGATTTGCTTGTGTAATACACCCTTCTGTTTATCGGCCAATCGGACGCAACCAttcttggttaaaaaaaaaataaaaattttttaaatgcgtgaaaagccttgaaataaatgcagcttttacTGCGGTGGTACCGACCCGctctgaaaaatgtaattgttaaTTTATGTGTTGATTTATTCAGTTAAGGAAAACAAGGGTGCACAAATCAGCAAATTAAGATTATATTctacatttgcttttgctgcttctctttaaCTGAGTTGTAATTCAGGTTTTATGTGAGCCTTTGAAAATGCTCCcggctgtaaaaacaaacaaaaaaaacttccagtATGTTGCCATGGATACACATAACTATGGTCATCCCTTTTACCTGTGcacatttttttccagcagtcTCTCCTTTCCTCCATAAAACTAGgttggttgctatggagaccgGGTGACACTGACAtgctgtaaatgtttgagtCAGTTCTTGTCGCTGCAttaacatctttttatttatttacagactttttaaatgtctttatcaGGGGTGCCAAAACATTTCTACCCGTCTATAAATATGTAGTTTACGTCCCTAAAATAGGGTGTTTAATTTCTGGCACTTTCCCCGTCTACGTGTTTTATGTGCAGGCGGGGATAAGCACCGTCTGCTGAGCCAGGTGGTGAGGCCTCAGGACCGCTTGTCCCGGTCGCCGCCACGAAGCGCTGCGGCGAGTGAAAAGGCCGCTTACTGGAAAGACGAGGACCGCCGGGTAGCCAGGGACAAGCGGGACGCGCGCGGCTGTCACGACGAGCTGGAGACGCGCGTAGATCGAGGCCGAGGAGGCGAGAGGCGGGGGGAGTACCTCCCTGATGCTACGTCAGACTCACGCGGCCGAGGCCGAGACCAAAGAGAATCAACTCCATCGCCTCCACTAGCAGCGACTCCCGTCGGCAGCGAAGACGCCACCGCCCAATCCCACGAGGAAGGCAAAAAGAAGACGAAGACGCAGAGGAAGGCAGTGAAAAAAGGGCGTAAGGAAGAGGATATTTCTGTAGGGGGCGCTCTTGCTCCCACAGAGCCTCCAGCTAGCGTGTCTGCAGACGTTCCGCCGCCTTTACATTCGCCGAGAAAAGGAGCCAAGAAGAAGGGAcatgagaggaagaggaagcggTCGCCAGGCGGGGAGTCTGACGCGTCAGAGGAGGAGACGGCCGTCCAAGCGGTGCCCAGCAAGAGGAAGAGAGGCCCCCGGACGCCACCGCCGTCCATGAGACCAGATCGTCACAGAGCCGCCGCCACAAACACCGAGCGCTCCCCactttccaaaacaaacaacttcagCGATTGGTCCGATGAGGAGGAGTCAGACAGAGGAGGAGCGGTGGACACACAAGCTCCGCCCCCTCCCGCTGAGAGGACTCCCTCCGAACCGCTGAGGAGGGGTGTCGGACACAGGATGGGCCGAGACCGGGGGGGCCCGCCACCCATCGCCCCGCTGCTCTCCCCGGATCCTCCCATGCTGCTGCAGACTCTGACGCCGCAGCCACTCATGTCCCAGCCGTTGCTGCGGAAACCTCCGCCGGAGCCGGcgcgcagcagcagcatgggCAGCAATCAGAGCCGGGCGGCGGGACGACGCCCGCGCTCGCCTTCCAGCGAGTCTGCCCACCTGGACGACCCTCAGGGGGGCCGCCTGCGCCGCGGCCGGCTGCAGGGCTCCAACTCCAGAGACCGGGACCGAGAGCGAGagcgggagagagagagagaacggcCGATGGTGGGCGATCCTCCTGGCGGCGAGAGGAAATCCAGAATTGATCAGCTGCGGAGAGGAGAGCCCAGCCGCAGCACCTCTTCAGGTCAGGATTCATAACTTGAATGAAGccattaatcagattaatcgtgatgaatcaaTTGTTGAAATATCGGCAGCTGATTTAGTAAACGTTTAATTGTTAGCTGGactatacagactcaaaaaataggccatttgctgaaagaacagcagtaattaagacaaaacagcCCTAAATTTTTCCAATCTGACTTGTTTTCAGACCGTCAGGATTCCCGCAGTCACAGCTCCAGGCGCAGCTCTCCGGACTCTGAGAGGCAGGGCAGGTCAAGGTCGCGAGCCGGCTCCTACGACAGTCGAGAACGGGAGCCTTTCGAGCGAGAGCGCAAGGACTTCCGgccccagcagaaccagcagcagccgCCGCCGCTGCACCTCCAGCAGCCCGTCCAGGAGCCCGTCCAGCAGCCCGTCCAGCCCCAGAGAGACTGGGAGCCGGAACCCAGGGACTGGCCGAGCAGGGGTCGCAACACCTTGCTGATGCGTCCTGGCCGGGAGCCGCTGCTAAGGGGCGAGAGGGACATCCGGGAGCGCGAGCGGCTGCTCCCAGAGGGCCTCATCCAGCAGCACGAGCGAGAGCGTGACCGAGACGGCCGGGGCGATCGAGGTGCAGATCGAGAACGGGAGAGGGTGATGATGGACCTGCCGCCACACGGCGACCTGAGAGCTGCAGCGCGAGGAGACGCGAGAGGTGACATGATGAGAAGCGACTTCGAGCCTCTGCTCCCAAGAGAAGCCTTCAGCTCTCCAGAGCCAGAGAAATCCAGCAACAGTCACCATCCAGCTGGAGATCAGCGGGAGCCGGAGAAGACCGAAAGCATCGACGGTGAgaagatgagacaaaaatccCCCCACGTCTCCTCATCTCCTGCATTTCTTCATgtgaattaaaagtttatttttttctaggaGAGGATGATGGTAAAGAAGATGAGCAGTCCATCGCTTCTGTTGGAGAGGAGTATGAACCCATCAGCGACGATGAGCTGGATGAAATTCTGGCCGACAGCCAGAAAAAGGAGgatcagcaggaggaggagaaaatcaCAGGCATGGCAGTTTTCTGCCTTCTGTCGTCATTCTTTGAAG
This window harbors:
- the zc3h13 gene encoding zinc finger CCCH domain-containing protein 13 isoform X1, producing the protein MSKIRRKVTVENSKTISDSGSSSSATTSSTTNPAAPSRRPSVFERLGPSTGSNAVDSHCRNWLKTGTCSYGNTCRYTHGTQPRSKGFTFSRTTERPTGDLRERMKNKRQDVDPENLKRDLDEPTSPTVRQRDPSRGRHREKEDIKITKERTPASEEEPAEWETNREDSDIGDYDYELSLEMKRQKIQRELMQLEQENLDKREDIVIKKDETPAKTRSTGLPKVSDELLSSKESPVSRKSSGSPKHKSGVKGAGSGKKEKKLALALAVSETTRPTKASHSKKKGPRTPSPPPPVPLDIPVVGKKHKGKHKNKEKTEEKQKEGKDRGRDMEKHKEKKEKRRDRSESSHKAKRALTSEEHSGSMSSPSRDASPPARKKSASPKASHKASSLAFPPQRSPSPLRHQRSSSSSQSGSSAHRLSPSPRRRRSSSPSYHRSSAVQVTASSPPHSRRSRSPPASHDASSPHRRSNRSSPARHHSRGRERSRGDRERTPPIQERRHDHRDESRSKRERDRDDRDYDSEVRDDRETREARERRDARERAREATRDSRDNRDGRDLKDSREIKAETRSSRESLERRDREREKDRGREKERSDAYRKEEPPPDDRAYGRGHGRDDGGRTESKLDRAERNGRGRGRANEASDKGSNRNSRSSQLDSGYDNWESRSSTVRDRSVERSGNERGSDRTSDRDRYESDRRDHARDSSYDRRGGHGERDHRDNRDRGSPNRYQRRSEESERDERRTDRAEDRRDDRARDRERERERERDREREREKEKEREREREKEREKEREAERERVREKEREREREREREREREREEREREREREEREREREERERERERKEREREREQRERERQREWEERERGREERRDRREDSRDERKMSRKRLRVESSPSPQPLPKRTARDFSPADSDGYNSGEDKSEPPTGRGQAKLHPQPLLPSPVCLPPSDSGDKHRLLSQVVRPQDRLSRSPPRSAAASEKAAYWKDEDRRVARDKRDARGCHDELETRVDRGRGGERRGEYLPDATSDSRGRGRDQRESTPSPPLAATPVGSEDATAQSHEEGKKKTKTQRKAVKKGRKEEDISVGGALAPTEPPASVSADVPPPLHSPRKGAKKKGHERKRKRSPGGESDASEEETAVQAVPSKRKRGPRTPPPSMRPDRHRAAATNTERSPLSKTNNFSDWSDEEESDRGGAVDTQAPPPPAERTPSEPLRRGVGHRMGRDRGGPPPIAPLLSPDPPMLLQTLTPQPLMSQPLLRKPPPEPARSSSMGSNQSRAAGRRPRSPSSESAHLDDPQGGRLRRGRLQGSNSRDRDRERERERERERPMVGDPPGGERKSRIDQLRRGEPSRSTSSDRQDSRSHSSRRSSPDSERQGRSRSRAGSYDSREREPFERERKDFRPQQNQQQPPPLHLQQPVQEPVQQPVQPQRDWEPEPRDWPSRGRNTLLMRPGREPLLRGERDIRERERLLPEGLIQQHERERDRDGRGDRGADRERERVMMDLPPHGDLRAAARGDARGDMMRSDFEPLLPREAFSSPEPEKSSNSHHPAGDQREPEKTESIDGEDDGKEDEQSIASVGEEYEPISDDELDEILADSQKKEDQQEEEKITGPLDVIDVDWSSLMPKQKQEPRAAGAALLRFTPGAVLLRAGISKRLAGPELLEQVKEVCKSELDDPKDADKLFEHDLGALNMAAVNRRVERAGLLSNLGPCCKALCARRDFAIRRQLLKNEKGQTKQYPTTPVVDSELLQMSIRLFRRTTAGPTSAPERSESGSAPAGEAAETGSSKLSTAQPEVCVS